Genomic segment of Geminocystis herdmanii PCC 6308:
CATTTTGTAATTTCACCTCGTTAACATCTTGATCTCCTCGAATACTTGCTAAAACCAAAACGGTTTTGCCTGAATCATAAACAGCCTGATATAAAACATTTTTAACAATATTAGTAGCACTACACCCTAAAAATTTAGTAACTTTTTCGATCGAGTCTGTATTAGGAGTTGCTTTTTTCTCATAGGAAGTAAAAGGAGAAGGAATCCCATCCGCAGGAAGGGAAACCCCTTTTTCCACATTTGCCGCATATTTACCATCATCGGTGTAAACAATATCATCCTCTCCAGCTTCCGCCAACACCATAAACTCTTGAGAACCAGAACCGCCGATCGCCCCAGAATCCGCCTCTACCGCCTGAAATTTCAAGCCACAGCGAGAAAAAATATTGCGATAAGCCTGATCCATGTCTAAATAAGTCTTTTTGAGACATTCTGGGGAAGTATGGAAGGAATAACCATCTTTCATGATAAATTCTCTACCCCGCATCAAACCAAAACGAGGGCGAATTTCATCCCTAAATTTCGTTTGAATTTGGTACAAATGTACGGGTAATTGACGATAGGATTTGATCATATCCTTCGCTATCGTAGTTATAACCTCCTCATGGGTAGGTCCTAAAGCTAAAGAACGGTTTTGTCGATCGATCAAAGAAAACATAATACCTTCAGCTTTCGTATAAGTTTCCCACCGTCCCGACTCCTGCCACAACTCAGCAGGTTGCATTTGAGGAAGTAAACATTCCGTTGCGCCCGTAGCGTTCATTTCTTCTCGAACGATATTAGAAATTTTTTGCAATACTCTATTTAAAAGAGGAAGATAAGCATAAACCCCACTACCAATACGACGAATATAACCTGCTCTTAACAATAACTGATGACTCTTAATTTCAGCCTCTGCGGGAACTTCACGCAAAGTTAAGAATAACATTTGAGATAAACGCATAATTTAATCTTTTAAAGGGATAACCCTTTATTATACAGAAGTGAACCTGAGTTCGACACAAAGTTAATCGATTAGGAAAATATCCGCATATTAGCAACTACCATGATTTCAGCTTCTTAAAATTTAATTTGTTCGTAGTGAGGGTTTTAACCCTTATTTTATAAAATGTAGTCAATGTCTATTAGACTTCGACCTTAATTCTGATTTAGAGGGCTGAAGCCCTTACTACAAACCAACAAAAAATCTTTTTTGGAGAAGTCTATTGCGTAAATTCTGAAACAAATTTTTTCTTGAGAATGAAAATCTCTTAAGGTAATTATGAACAAAATATAAAAATGTCATTACAATGTAGATACTAATAACTAAAATTGCGATGAAAGTAAGTAAAATAGAAAAAAATAAACGATCGAAAACGATTAATTTGAGAATTGAATCAAGTCAAAAAGATTTAATAGACTTAGCCGCCAATGTCAGTGGCAAAACTCGCACTGCATTTATGTTAGAAGCCGCTTATCAAAAAGCCCAAGAAACTCTCCTCGACAGACGCTTATTCTATTTGGATGAGACACAATGGGAAGCATTTAACCAACTTTTAGATACTTCTCCCACTGACAATGACAAATTATCCCATTTACTGAACCATAAAGCACCGTGGGAATAAAATACAGTACACCAACACCCTTAAAACCATTCCATGACATTACAGAGTTTGATTGTACCTCAGTTCGACATAAAGAAAATGATGAAAACTAGACAGGTAGACAAGTGGACAAGTGGACAGGTAGAAAAATTCCCAATATTTGTGGGTTTTAAAAATAATTTTATTGACTCAAAAAAAACACAATCCTCCTGTCTGCCTGTCTGCCTGTCTTCCAAGTCAGCCCTCACCTATTTTTATATCGAACTCAGGTGATTGTGGGCAACCTCTGCTTAATGATTGGTTGCAACTAAAAGCCTACGAAAATGAGCAAAAAGGTGCATCTCGTACTTATGTTGTCTGCAATGACAATAAAGTAGTTGCTTATTATTGTTTAGCCACTGGAAGCATCACGAGAAATATCGCTCATGGAAGTGTTAGACGAAATATGCCCGAACCAATACCCGTTATGGTTTTAGGGAGATTAGGGATTGACATTAATCATCAAGGAAGTGGTATCGGTTTTGGTTTAGTTAAAGATGCCGTTTTGCGGACTTTACAAGCCTCAGAAATTGCAGGAATTAGGGCTATTTTAGTTCATGCTTTAGATGAATCGGCAAAACAATTTTATCAGAATAAATGTGGTTTTAAAGTGTCTCCTGTTAATCCTTTAACTCTCATGGTGACATTAAGTGACGTGCAAAAAAAACTTAATCTATAAATATTAAAAATACTAAAAAAATACCATTAAAAGATTTTCGATGAATAATTTTGAATCAGCTTTAAATAACTCTAAATTAACTAAACCGATGTGGTTTTTATGGTTGTTATCCGCCGGATTAATTGCTTTAGATGGATTTGATTTTTTTATCATCGGTATTGCTTTACCTTTTCTCGAAAAAGACTTTAATTTAAGTAGTGCTGAAATAGGCTCGATCGCAGTTTCTGCTATTATTGGTTCATTAATTGGCTCACTAACTTTAGGAGGAATTACCGATAAAATTGGACGACAAAAAATGTTATTAATTGATGTCCTTATTTTTATCATTTCTAGTGCGGGAACTGCTTTAGCTTGGAATGCTTTTTCTTTAATTTTTTTCCGTTTTTTAGTAGGTATTGGGATCGGTGCAGATTATCCTATTAGTGTGGCTTATATCACGGAAAATATGCCTTCACGTTTACGGGGAAGAATGGTTATTGGTGCTTTTACTTTTCAAGCTGTTGGGGCTTTATGTGGCGCTTTAACGGGGATAATTACGATCGATCTTTTTACGCAATTTTTCCCTAATTCTCTCGATATTTTAATTCGTTATGGATGGAGAATAATGTTAGGTATTGGTTTATTATTAGCTATTTTAGTGGGCTTTTTGCGGTTACAATTTTTATTAGAAAGTCCTCTTTATTATATTGCTAAAGGAGACTATAAAAATGCCGAATTAGCAGGGAGAGAATTATTAGAAACCGATATTATTATCAATGCAGAAACCGATCCTCAACCCTTAGAAACAACTCTTAATTATGGTTCTTTATTTTCGCAAAAATATCTTAAAAATACTCTTTTAGCTTCTATTCCTTGGTTTTTACAAGATATTGCTACCTACGGAATCGGAATTTTTACCCCGACAATTATCGCTATTTTGGCTTTTAGTAATCAAGATGATTTTATTTTACAACAAGTTCGATCGAGCCAAGGTTCAGCTATTGTCGATATATTTTTAATCATGGGTTTTATTATTGCGGTTTTATTAGTGGATAAAGTAGGTAGAATACCCTTACAAATAGTTGGTTTTATGGGCATGACTTTAGGCTTAATTTTATTAGGAATAGCAGGTGATCCAAGTCTTAATCAACATCCTAATTTAATCTTAGTATTTACAGGATTTTTAGTGTTTAATTTATTCATGAATGCAGGTCCTAATTCCACTACTTTTTTACTTTCTGGGGAAGTTTTCCCTACTTCTATCAGGGCAACGGGAGCAGGAGTTGCGGCTTCGATCGCCAAATTAGGTGCTGTGTTAGGGGTATTTTTATTACCAATATTAAAAGAAGATTTAGGAGTTTCTAACCTTTTATATATTTTAGCCATCGCTTGTTTTGTTGCCGGAATTTTAACCTATTTCTTGAGAATTGAAACTAGAGGAAAATCTTTAGAAAACAATTAACAAAATATCACTCTGTCCACCTGTCCACCTGTCCACCTGTCTCCTTTATCCATTCCTGATTTCATACTCCCCATAGAATAGGCTCAAAAAAAAATCTCATAATCACTTGACAAATTAAATCGCCATATAGTAATATAAAAATATGGTGGTTAAGTTAATCATCATATTCGTACCTCGAAAAAATCATAAGAAATCATAAAACCATGACAACAATCTTACAACAAGAACGGCTTTCCTCATGGGAGCAGTTTTGTCAGTGGGTTACTTCTACCAACAACCGCTTATATGTAGGCTGGTTTGGTGTATTAATGATCCCTGCGTTATTAACTGCAACCACTTGTTTCGTTATCGCTTTCATCGCTGCTCCTCCAGTGGACATTGACGGCATTCGTGAACCTATTTCTGGGGCTTTGTTATACGGTAATAATATCATTACTGCCGCAGTCGTTCCTTCTTCTAATGCCATTGGTTTACACTTTTATCCCATTTGGGAAGCGGCAACCTTAGACGAATGGTTATATAATGGTGGTCCTTACCAGTTGATTATTTTCCATTTCCTCATCGGTATTTACTGCTACATGGGCAGACAGTGGGAATTATCTTATCGTTTAGGAATGCGCCCTTGGATTTGTGTTGCTTATAGTGCTCCAGTGGCTGCTGCGACTGCTGTATTATTAGTTTACTCGATCGGACAAGGTTCTTTCTCCGATGGATTACCTTTAGGTATCAGTGGTACTTTTAATTTCATGTTTGTCCTTCAAGCTGAACACAACGTATTAATGCACCCTTTCCATATGATTGGAGTTGCGGGAGTGTTCGGTGGAGCATTATTTTCCGCTATGCACGGTTCTTTAGTAACCTCCTCTTTAATCAGAGAAACTACTGAAACTGAATCTCAATCTTTGGGTTACAAATTCGGTCAAGAAGAAGAAACTTACAATATTGTAGCGGCTCACGGTTATTTCGGACGTTTAATTTTTCAATATGCTTCCTTTAATAACAGTCGTGCTTTACACTTTTTCTTAGGCGCTTGGCCTGTTATTGGTATCTGGTTTGCGGCTTTAGCAGTATGTTGTTTTGCTTTTAACCTCAATGGTTTTAATTTCAATCACTCTATCTTAAACAGTGATGGTCGTGTGATCAATAGTTGGGCAGATGTGATCAACCAAGCTAATATCGGTATCGAAGTTATGCACGAGCGCAATGTTCATAATTTCCCCCTCGATTTGGCTTCTGCTGAACCTGTATCTGCACCTATGATCAACGGTTAATCTCGATCGAACCCAAGAAGTATTAAAAAACACAAAACACTTTTAGGTACTTCCCTTAAACTCGATCGAATTATCTCTAGCAAAAATCTTATCATTTTTAATCAAATAAATCAAAGATACTCTCTGAATTATCAGGGGGTATTTTTTGTTGTCTATTTTTAACCCTGAGCAAATATTTTCATCGCATCTACGATGATATAATGACAAAGATTACTCACAAACAAGGGGAATTTATAGGTGATAAACACGATTAATAAACCAAACACCACCGCCACCACAACACTAAATCAATGGTTAGAAGCATTGACCGATCGAATTATCAAAGGTGACTATCTCGATCGAGCTGAAGCCTTAAAACTGACAGAAATAGAAGGAGAAGACAATATCTTATTATTATGCGAATATGCCGATCGAATCCGTCAAGAGCGTTGCGGAAATATTGTGGACTTGTGCAGTATAGTCAACATCAAATCTGGTAACTGTTCAGAAAACTGTAGTTTTTGTTCTCAATCAGTACATCATCAAGGTAAAGACTCCCCCGTTTATGGCTTAAAATCCAGAGAGGAAATTTTGGAATATGCCAAAGCCGCCGACGAAGCAGGGGCAAAAAGATTTTGTTTAGTATCCCAAGGGCGAGGCTTAAAATATAATAGCCCGAAAAATAACGAATTTGACGAAATTTTAGCCACCGTTAAACAAATTATCGCAGAAACCAACGTTAAACCCTGTTGCGCTTTAGGAGAAGTTACCCTCGAACAAGCTCAAGCCCTAAAAGAAGCAGGAGTTACCCGTTATAATCATAACTTGGAATCCTCTGCTAATTTTTACGAGAAAATCGTTACTACCCACACATGGAACGATCGAGTAGAAACCGTTAAAAACCTCAAGAAAGCGGGTATTCAAGCCTGTACGGGGGGCATCATGGGCATGGGGGAAACATGGACAGATAGAGTCGATTTAGCCCTATCTCTGAGGGAATTAGAAGTGGAGTCTGTACCCATTAATTTACTCAATCCCAGAGAAGGCACTCCTTTAGGTGATGAAAGAAAACTCACTCCCTTAGAAGCGGTAAAAGCGATCGCCATTTTTCGTTTTATTTTACCCACTCAGATATTACGTTACGCAGGAGGTAGAGAAGCAGTATTAGGAGAATGGCAACGTCAAGGCTTAAAATCTGGCATTAACGCTATGCTAATCGGTAATTACCTTACCACTTTAGGACAATCTCCCGAAGATGATCACGCCATGTTAGCAGAATTGGGCTTACAAGGAGGAGAAACCCCCGTTAGTATAAGTAAAAAGTAAAAAGTAAGAAGTAAGAAGTAAAAAGTAAGAAGTAAGAAGTAAGAAGTAAAAAGTAAAAAGTAAAAAGTAAGAAGTAAAAAGTAAAAAGTAAGAAGTAAGAAGTAAGAAGTAAGAAGTAAGAAGCGAGGCAATGTCTTAGACTAAAGTTTCTTAGGTAAATAAATAAAGGATTTTTGACAATCCACTAAAAAGCGATTTTTGACAGCTTGGCGCCCTAATAGCATCCTAAAACCCATGGCATCCCGATTGGTTAAGGTTAATTCGATCGTCCATTGATAATCTCCCAATTTTACCATACTTTCAATTACTGGTCTTAGTTGGGTATGCCCTCCCGAATTGGTGACGTGACGATATTCTATCAAGGGTGCTATACATTCGATCGTAGTGTGAGTATCCCTTTGTATTGGATGCACTCGAAATTTTACCATATCTCTTTCATGCAGTGGTGCTGCACGATCACAAAGAAGTGGCACTGCGCGATCACTAAGAAGTGGCGCTGCGCGATCGAACTCTCGATAAATTTTAATCTGAAAAGCGTGTAAAGCCGAAGTCCGAGCGCCTGTATCAATTTTGGCATTAATTTTGTCAATACCCAAAGTAGGTAAAGCCAAAGATTCCCTCCAACCAATCAGCGGTATGATTCTTTGTTTCTGTGTCATTCTTATTAAGAGCATTTTTTATCTTATTTTATTAGAATTTACGCATCTGCCCCCAAACTTGGCAGGGCTGTTTCAAAGTAAGTTGGTAAAAATGTTGGGGTGTTAGGGTATTAGGGGATTAGGGTTTTTTTTACTTATAGATTTTAAATAATAATAAAAAATCTTAAAAGAATCAATTTATGATAGTAAATTATCAAAACTCATTACTCTTTACTTATTACTCATTACTCCCTCTTAACCAAAAAATTGAAAATGAAACAGCCCTGTCCCAAACTTGGGGGTGAGGAAAAAAAAGTTTTGATAGGGTGATAGGTTTTAGATCGATCGTGGGTAAGGTATAAATATCGAAAAAGAAAAAACTTTAAAAATAACTCTCACAGGAGAAAGAATTATGAAACCCGAAGTAACTTTAAAATATTTATCCTACGTTGCCAACAAAAAAAATAAAGGACAAGAAGGTTTTACCTTAATTGAATTATTAGTCGTAGTAATTATTATCGGTGTACTCGCCGCTGTTGCACTACCTAACTTATTAGGACAAGTTGGTAAAGCCAGAGAATCTGAAGCTAAAAATGGTGTAGGTGCTATCAACCGTGCACAACAATCCTACCACTTTGAAAAACAGACCTTTGCGAATGGTACCGATGTAACCGTAGCAACAAATGCCCTCGGTACTGTAGTTGTTAGTGACTACTACACCTTCGCCGTCACTGGTGCCGCCGATACTTCTAGTAATGAAACTACTGCGAAACAAGCTACTAAAGATGGTGTCAGAAACTACTCTGGTGGTGTAGGTTTCGCTGGTGGTAACTACTCCAGTGTTATTTGTCAGTCTGATGATATTGGTGGTACAGCAGCTGCGAATGGTGATGGTACAACCTGTGGAAGTGGTACATCTTTGAAATAGAAATTAGTCAGCTAATTACCGTTAACTTCATCAAATTAATTAAAAAGGGTGGCGTTTGCTTCCCTTTATTTTTTTGGGAAAAATTATTAAAATTTAGCTATTTTTTAGTGCAATATTGAAAGGGTTATTTGGGTACACTAACACTAAGTAGAGTTCATTGAAAAAAAATGAGTTTATATTATCAATGGGTGATGAAGCTCTCTCATGGCAAAAAAATTAATCAAGGTTTTACTTTAATAGAATTGTTAGTAGTCGTGATTATTGTGGGAATATTAGCTGCTGCTGCCATACCTAATTTTATTAACCAAATCGGAAAAAGTAGAGAGAGTGAAACAAAAAGTTATTTAGGCTTAATTGCTAGAGCTCAACAGGGTTATCATTGGGAAAAAGGGACTTTTGCAACTCAGGTACAGTTATTGGGTACAGGAAGTCTAGGAGGTGTTACTGCTAAATATCATAATATACCTGACCCCACGGATGTCAGTAATGCTAGAGTTAAACATCAAGCCTTTGCTCTTAATGGACAAAAAGATCAAGTCAGAAATTTTGCCGTTGGGGTTTATTATGATGCGGGGCAATATACCATTTCTCTTTGTCAATCCATAGAAATAGATGGCACAGTAAATGTAGGAGACAGTTCTAGTGCTGATTGTGTGGGAACTGCTGTTAAATTAAAATAATGTAATAATTGATTGTGATGTTTAAGTGGAAATTAGATACTATTTTACCTTTTGTAATATTAGTTTTCCTTGGGGGAGGAATATTTTTAATACAATATAAATATACACAACAATTTTTAGAAAATAAAAATAACCAAGTTGATTATGTTTTAGAAGAACAAAAGTTGAAAACAGCATTAGCTTTACAAAAAAAAATGCCAACTTTTGGTTTTGACAATATTTTGGCAGATTGGCAATATTTACAATTTATTCAATATTTTGGAGATGGTAATGCCCGAACAAAAACAGGATATTCTGCGGTAACAGATTATTTTGAAATAATTAGTGATTATGATCCTCGTTTTGTAAATGCTTATATGATTCTTTCTACGGCGAACTCTATTTATGCGGCGCAACCTGAAAAAACAGTTTTTTTACTGAATAAAATTTTATCGAATCTTTCACCACATATTAATCCTAATGCTTTGTTTCTCTGGATTTATAAAGGGGTAGATGAAATTTTATTTTTAGGTAATATGGCAGAAGCAAAAAAATCCTATGAAAAATCAGCTGAATGGGCTTTAGCAAGGGGAGATGAAGACGGAAAAATCATTGCTAATCGCAGTTTAGAAACAGCAAAATTTTTAGCTAACAATCCTGATAGTAAAAAAGCTCAGGTTAGTGCTTGGGTAACGGTGTTAAGTAGTGCTTTTGATGATGAAACTAGACAGAGGGCGATCAATACTATTCATAGTCTAGGAGGAAAGGTGATTATTTCTGATGATGGTAAGGTAGAGGTAAAGTTACCAGAAAAAGATTAGAAATTATGCCTTCAGCCTCTCTTCTATAAGGGGAAAGGGTTAATTTGTTTTACCCTCACCCCAGCCCCTTCTCCCACAAGGCAGGGGAAATTTTATTTTTTATAATTGATCAAATAAGGTTTAAAATCTTGACTAGGACAAAGAGGAAAAAATATTTTTTGAAGAAGTTTAATTAATATATAGCAATGGTGAATGATTCGTGAATAATCTCGTTTTTTATTCCCACAATTTTGGGAGGTTAGAGGAGGGAAAAT
This window contains:
- the psbA gene encoding photosystem II q(b) protein codes for the protein MTTILQQERLSSWEQFCQWVTSTNNRLYVGWFGVLMIPALLTATTCFVIAFIAAPPVDIDGIREPISGALLYGNNIITAAVVPSSNAIGLHFYPIWEAATLDEWLYNGGPYQLIIFHFLIGIYCYMGRQWELSYRLGMRPWICVAYSAPVAAATAVLLVYSIGQGSFSDGLPLGISGTFNFMFVLQAEHNVLMHPFHMIGVAGVFGGALFSAMHGSLVTSSLIRETTETESQSLGYKFGQEEETYNIVAAHGYFGRLIFQYASFNNSRALHFFLGAWPVIGIWFAALAVCCFAFNLNGFNFNHSILNSDGRVINSWADVINQANIGIEVMHERNVHNFPLDLASAEPVSAPMING
- a CDS encoding GNAT family N-acetyltransferase codes for the protein MTQKKHNPPVCLSACLPSQPSPIFISNSGDCGQPLLNDWLQLKAYENEQKGASRTYVVCNDNKVVAYYCLATGSITRNIAHGSVRRNMPEPIPVMVLGRLGIDINHQGSGIGFGLVKDAVLRTLQASEIAGIRAILVHALDESAKQFYQNKCGFKVSPVNPLTLMVTLSDVQKKLNL
- a CDS encoding prepilin-type N-terminal cleavage/methylation domain-containing protein — its product is MSLYYQWVMKLSHGKKINQGFTLIELLVVVIIVGILAAAAIPNFINQIGKSRESETKSYLGLIARAQQGYHWEKGTFATQVQLLGTGSLGGVTAKYHNIPDPTDVSNARVKHQAFALNGQKDQVRNFAVGVYYDAGQYTISLCQSIEIDGTVNVGDSSSADCVGTAVKLK
- a CDS encoding ATP-dependent zinc protease family protein produces the protein MTQKQRIIPLIGWRESLALPTLGIDKINAKIDTGARTSALHAFQIKIYREFDRAAPLLSDRAVPLLCDRAAPLHERDMVKFRVHPIQRDTHTTIECIAPLIEYRHVTNSGGHTQLRPVIESMVKLGDYQWTIELTLTNRDAMGFRMLLGRQAVKNRFLVDCQKSFIYLPKKL
- a CDS encoding type IV pilin protein, coding for MKPEVTLKYLSYVANKKNKGQEGFTLIELLVVVIIIGVLAAVALPNLLGQVGKARESEAKNGVGAINRAQQSYHFEKQTFANGTDVTVATNALGTVVVSDYYTFAVTGAADTSSNETTAKQATKDGVRNYSGGVGFAGGNYSSVICQSDDIGGTAAANGDGTTCGSGTSLK
- a CDS encoding type II toxin-antitoxin system TacA family antitoxin; amino-acid sequence: MKVSKIEKNKRSKTINLRIESSQKDLIDLAANVSGKTRTAFMLEAAYQKAQETLLDRRLFYLDETQWEAFNQLLDTSPTDNDKLSHLLNHKAPWE
- the bioB gene encoding biotin synthase BioB, encoding MINTINKPNTTATTTLNQWLEALTDRIIKGDYLDRAEALKLTEIEGEDNILLLCEYADRIRQERCGNIVDLCSIVNIKSGNCSENCSFCSQSVHHQGKDSPVYGLKSREEILEYAKAADEAGAKRFCLVSQGRGLKYNSPKNNEFDEILATVKQIIAETNVKPCCALGEVTLEQAQALKEAGVTRYNHNLESSANFYEKIVTTHTWNDRVETVKNLKKAGIQACTGGIMGMGETWTDRVDLALSLRELEVESVPINLLNPREGTPLGDERKLTPLEAVKAIAIFRFILPTQILRYAGGREAVLGEWQRQGLKSGINAMLIGNYLTTLGQSPEDDHAMLAELGLQGGETPVSISKK
- a CDS encoding MFS transporter — encoded protein: MNNFESALNNSKLTKPMWFLWLLSAGLIALDGFDFFIIGIALPFLEKDFNLSSAEIGSIAVSAIIGSLIGSLTLGGITDKIGRQKMLLIDVLIFIISSAGTALAWNAFSLIFFRFLVGIGIGADYPISVAYITENMPSRLRGRMVIGAFTFQAVGALCGALTGIITIDLFTQFFPNSLDILIRYGWRIMLGIGLLLAILVGFLRLQFLLESPLYYIAKGDYKNAELAGRELLETDIIINAETDPQPLETTLNYGSLFSQKYLKNTLLASIPWFLQDIATYGIGIFTPTIIAILAFSNQDDFILQQVRSSQGSAIVDIFLIMGFIIAVLLVDKVGRIPLQIVGFMGMTLGLILLGIAGDPSLNQHPNLILVFTGFLVFNLFMNAGPNSTTFLLSGEVFPTSIRATGAGVAASIAKLGAVLGVFLLPILKEDLGVSNLLYILAIACFVAGILTYFLRIETRGKSLENN
- the proS gene encoding proline--tRNA ligase; translated protein: MRLSQMLFLTLREVPAEAEIKSHQLLLRAGYIRRIGSGVYAYLPLLNRVLQKISNIVREEMNATGATECLLPQMQPAELWQESGRWETYTKAEGIMFSLIDRQNRSLALGPTHEEVITTIAKDMIKSYRQLPVHLYQIQTKFRDEIRPRFGLMRGREFIMKDGYSFHTSPECLKKTYLDMDQAYRNIFSRCGLKFQAVEADSGAIGGSGSQEFMVLAEAGEDDIVYTDDGKYAANVEKGVSLPADGIPSPFTSYEKKATPNTDSIEKVTKFLGCSATNIVKNVLYQAVYDSGKTVLVLASIRGDQDVNEVKLQNELVKLAPNYNAQTLLSLNVPDRTAQDKWSTKPLPLGYIAPNLPDDYIAKSEQIEGTFLRLVDRTAVDLENFVTGSNESGYHVLGANWGKEFILPSLIVDVRKAQVGDRSIHDSSQVLQTARGIEVGHIFQLGTKYSEAMGATYTAEDGTEKPFVMGCYGIGVSRLAQATVEQSHDKDGIIWPVSIAPYHVVIVIPNITDEEQVAVAEKMYQALNQAGIETILDDRDERAGVKFKDADLIGIPYRIVTGRSLKQGKVELVTRSSKQSEEVSIEEIVTTLVELTKISN